One region of Armigeres subalbatus isolate Guangzhou_Male chromosome 3, GZ_Asu_2, whole genome shotgun sequence genomic DNA includes:
- the LOC134221795 gene encoding uncharacterized protein LOC134221795, with product MGESSLFYDKLFDMGGREIAMAVTDYVPYCMTTDVGAQNGNVDAFNSSLPQELQLDGLEGSLILEFCRTRNCKVLLWSCKEIKLVIWIKGFSPSSTVNLNLFIIESSSSTFSTISSSYRLLISFILLSGVVLSNSYSSGLASVLTIPRYEKSIETVHEFAQSSFRWGGPALAWVLSLIGVEAVINQIML from the exons ATGGGCGAAAGTTCACTGTTTTACGATAAACTATTTGACATGGGTGGCAGGGAAATCGCAATGGCGGTGACAGATTATGTACCTTACTGCATGACGACCGATGTGGGAGCGCAAAACGGAAATGTCGATGCGTTCAACTCTTCACTGCCCCAGGAGTTACAGCTGGATGGACTGGAAGGTAGTTTGATTTTGGAGTTCTGTAGGACTCGCAACTGCAAAGTTCTTCTGTGGTCATGTAAGGAGATAAAACTTGTTATa TGGATCAAGGGATTTTCCCCAAGTAGCACTGTGAATCTGAATTTATTCATAATTGAATCATCTTCTTCTACTTTTAGCACTATTTCGTCATCCTATCGATTATTAATTTCGTTCATACTGTTATCGGGAGTTGTCCTCAGCAATTCTTATTCAAGTGGCCTTGCCAGCGTCTTGACTATTCCTAGATATGAAAAATCTATAGAAACGGTACATGAATTCGCGCAGTCATCTTTTCGATGGGGAGGTCCTGCGCTGGCTTGGGTTTTGTCACTGATAGGAGTGGAAGCTGTAATTAATCAAATCATGCTCTAA
- the LOC134227909 gene encoding uncharacterized protein LOC134227909, with translation MMLQFQHDIEKVVDKFDLIPEEDQLYRRSLRGDFGLAIELLNGGSYAFGSFIREDNVRSFDILKEEFYFTYTNAYAQRGWPLMEYFNSFILEANQFGFVIHWERRTVRKYLSHRVQEALEEIAAGHNEDGEFGPLSVQHIVGPMIVLGIGLVASLGIFVCEFFVSLVYRFHDKHDEDNVKRNVSRVHRARRRY, from the coding sequence ATGATGCTCCAATTCCAGCATGACATCGAGAAAGTCGTCGATAAATTCGATCTGATTCCGGAAGAAGACCAACTTTATCGCCGTTCGTTGCGAGGTGACTTCGGACTGGCGATAGAACTACTCAACGGGGGTAGTTATGCCTTTGGATCCTTCATCCGGGAAGATAACGTCCGATCGTTTGACATCTTGAAAGAGGAGTTCTACTTCACGTACACCAATGCGTATGCCCAGCGAGGATGGCCACTGATGGAGTACTTCAACAGCTTCATCTTGGAGGCGAACCAGTTTGGGTTTGTGATCCACTGGGAACGGCGAACGGTTCGAAAGTATCTGAGCCACCGCGTGCAGGAAGCTCTGGAAGAGATCGCTGCCGGTCATAACGAGGACGGCGAATTCGGTCCACTGTCCGTGCAGCACATTGTGGGGCCGATGATTGTTCTCGGAATTGGGCTGGTGGCTTcgttgggtatttttgtttgtgaattttttgtATCTCTGGTGTACCGTTTTCACGATAAGCATGACGAAGACAATGTTAAGAGAAATGTTTCACGTGTTCACAGAGCCCGCAGGAGATATTAA